The sequence TTCTCTTTGTCTATATTTTTGCGACTTTGCACGTGGTTATTAACTTCATTAACTCCGTAACCAGTTGCTTCCTTGCTTCAGCATCCTTCATTGCAATTCCCTCAACATTGCGTCTCTCCCAGGGCCAGATGCCCGTGTAATGGGGTGGTTCATAGTCAATGAGTCCCCTTAATGCGGTACTCACCTCAGTGAAGTCTATGTCGCAGTGGGCTAGGGCGTAGGCTGCGTAGGCTATTAACTCCTCCTTTCTCCCACGCCTTATGAACTCGTTAATTGCGTTGACCAATACATCATCCTCACTTGAAGCAAGCAGTGGCGATTCCCTAACGTGCTGCTCATAAATCCTCTCCGCAATTTTCTCAGCAACCCTCGAGAACGCGCTATATAGCCTATAACCAATGACCACCACAATAATTGCCAGGAGGATTAGTGATACCATGGTTAGGTAGCCGCTGTATGGCTTTAATTGCGGTATTTGTGCGAACATAGATATAAATCCCACAACGAAGAGTAGTGCCACAATGGGTTTCGCAATCCTTGGTAAGTCACTAACCAGGGGTCTCAGTGCTGGGTGTAGACTCATTAACATGACGATGCCCATCAATGCCGAGCCAATTGAGGCATAAAGGAATGGCATACCAAGCGGCGTATAGGCAATGGATCCCATACCAGCAACCCCGTAAAGCACAACCGCAGCGCCCAGGTAGGTTAGTGATGACTTAACGGGTTCGCCAAAACCCCTACCGTAATTAATGAGCACGGCACCAACAAAGATCACGAATATTGCCGTGAATATTCCCGGGAGTTTATTGAAGTGTATGAGGGGTGGTATCGTTGTCAAAGTACCCTCCAGAAGCAGGTATGCAAATACTGTCGGCGCAATCACGCTAACCAATACACTGCCTAGGACCTTGAATAACGTACCAGTCCTCGTTGATAAAAACCCTCCAGCCAGTCTAATGGCCATGAATATGATGAGCGGTAACAGTAATGCGTTAATTAACCACTTAATCGGTATTGATGCTAATGGAACGTAATTAATTATTGATGGCCCCAGTGTAAGGATTATTAAGAGCACTGCGATTAGAACGCCGATCCTAATCCCATAATGCCTAGCTAACTTGTTCAGGCTCATCCTGGACACCCCATGACCAGCGCATCCCTCAGCCTTGTTAACCCACGTATGAAATCCTCATAAGCCCTCCTATCAACGCCCACATGCCCATACCTAACAGCCTCAAAAATCCTGAGGCTAACCCAGTACTCGCAATTCGTCTCACTCACCAAACCCTTACTGGCCAACTCCATGCAGATCTCCCTGGGCGTCTTATTCTCAATGTCCTCAAGCCCGTGCATAGCCATGTTGGCCCTAAACACGTTCATCACATCCCCATCGTAATCCTCTACTACGAGGATTCTATGAACCTCGGCAACATTACCATTAACCCTAGCCCTAACCTCATGACAACCGGGGTTACGGAATACCAGCGTGTTGTCAATAACCTCACCCTCAGGGTGCAACTCAAGGGATGCGCCGTTACTTACTGTGAAGGGCAGTGGGTCATTAATCCTCCAGGTGAGTGGTAGGTCCTTATCAATGCCAAGGTCGACAAATTTACCACCACCCCAACCCCTGAGAGGCGTTGGCAATCCATTAATGGGTAATTCCATCCTTGGCAAGGCTTGTTGGGGTTTTTCCATGGGCTTTGGCCTTGGCATCTCAGCCTTAACCTTCGGCTTCCTCTCAACCCTCCTCTCACTCTTCTCACTAAGCAACCTAAGTCTCACCAGGGAACTCCTCGCACTTATTATCGTAAATATCAATAGTATAATTATTATGGCTATGAGAACCCACAATAGCCAGGGTAGGACTATCTTAATGACCGTGGTCTTAACGACTTCATTATTCATGGAATTAACACCATGAACGCCACTGGCGACCCCACCGCCACTTCCACCGCCCCCACCGCCTCCGTGATGTTGCATAGTTGTATTGGTTATTGACCAAGAAAATACCGGGGATATTATTGGCATGTTGCTAAATGTGAGTGGTAGGACTGGCTGCGTAATGTGTATTTTTGGTGGTAATGGGCTTATCACTGGTTCATTTATGAAGGGCATGGTTAATGCTATAAACTCTCCAAGACCGTGAAGGCCGAATCCAACGCCTGAAAAACCAAAGCCGCTACCAAATAATCCAATGCCGAAGCCATTAATGCCAAAGCCGGCACCGAATAGCCCAGTACCAAGTCCAATGCCCGGTATTTGTGACTTACTGACACTCACGATATTCACCAGGTTATTTGACTTAGACCCACTGGTCTTGATTATCAACGGCGTTATTGAACTCATGAGAATCCAAGTGATTACAAGCACGATTAACAGGAAGACCGTTGCAGTTGTTCTTGAGTTCATATGGCAACACCCCTCCTGGTTAATACTATAAGTCCGCTGGCAATGGACATTAGTATAAAGCCTATTAGTAACATTCCAATAATTGATAATATTGACCCAATTATTAATATTGCCATAAACGCAATACCAAGGAAATCCCCATCCCTGACGAGAAATATTAACAAAAGGATCCCAACAATGCCAATACCGAGGATCCACAATAACGTGCCCATCGTCATTGGCCATGGAAATGGAAGAGCCATATAAATGGAGGATGAACTTAACGTTAATGCCATTCCCTGATTAACAACCGGGGTAACGTCAGTGGTAAGTAGCAGTATTAAACCAATTAATGCCAACACTGACCCAATTAATGATAGCGATGCGCCGACTAACGTTGCGAGACTAAGGATTGACCTATGGCCTTTCCAGATGGTACGTACACCGAACCACAGCCTTAAACTGGCCAGTAGGGCTAATCCGAAAATTGTGAATAATATTGCGTCGACAATGGCCGAGAGTACGAAGAAGAAAGAAGGTGATATGCCGAATATATTAACTATTTTAGTAAAGGCTGATTGATGGGCCGACGGGTTAACCACCGTTACAAAGAACTCAGCAAAGTCCCTAGCAGCCCTGAGTGGGTCTTCCTGAATAACCTTCGCAGCGTATGGTGAAGCTAGGACCGCATAATTAACTATAAGAGTTACGGCTAAAAGGATTATGGTCCAGGCAATGAACGCCTTTAATAAATCCATAAACCCCAGGTCACTTAACGTTACCTTAGCACTCATGGTCTTCACCCCCTATGGACCCTCGCTATTACCATGGCTATTAGGTAAACTATAATGAATAGTAACAGTGCAATTACTGGAGCTAAACTAATGATCCTTAGTACCTCCATTAACAGGGTTATCACGAAGGATACCCCAAGCAACAGGACGCCAACGCCGATCACTACGGCATTGGTAGTATCCAACTCCCTAAGTCCCTCAGCACCGTAACCCAATTCCCTCATTCTCCTGGCTATCCTACTGCTTGCCTCATAAACGTTGCCTAGGAAGTACGCGTAAATAGATAGGGATATTGACAGGGCAAGCCACCTAAGGGCTGGCTCATTCACAGTACCCAGAGCAACACCCGTTGTGTACGGTATGTAACCCATGGCGAAGGCCAGGAGGGCCATTGATGAGAATGCCGAGAACAAACCAGCCCTGCCCAAGCCCCTACCCCTAACCAGGCCGATGACGCCTATTATCGCCGTTATCCCCATGAAGACGTAGATCAATATGCCTGAGTAATCGGTCATTACCATGAAGACTATGAATGGTGTTAATGGTAGTGATAGGGCCAATGCCGCGGATAGGAGTCTCATGACAACCACCTCACCCTGGGCATTAACCTTGCCACTGCCAAACCCACGTTTTCACAACCTGGGTCCCAGGGCACAACAAGCATGCCCTTGGGTAATGCCTTGTACAGCCTAGCCCTGGTACCTATGCGACCAATGCATGTAGTTATTTCATAATCACCTAGTTTCTCGCCCATGACTATGGACCCGTGGGACACGTCAATCACCAAGGCCCTACCCAACAACCTACACCTGTTTCCTGGCCCTACGCATAGGGACTTCCTGAGGGCGTTGACCACGTCCTTACTGGCCATGTTGGTGATAATAATTAGTATGGGCTTTGTTTCCATGATCACCCTGAGCAGGGCTGGATCGGCAAACTCGTACCTAGGCTCCTCCACATACTCAATCCTAAGTAATGTGCTTAATACCCTGTAGAACTGGGTCTGGCCTGACGACGGCATTACGTAAACGTCACTAGGAGGTATCGTCCACAGGCCCACGTTGTAGCCATACCTAAGCAGTACCTTAGTGAGTGAGAGTACGAGCGATGTACCGAATTCAAGTGGGTTCTCGTGTGGGTAGCCGAGTCTCATCCATGGGCCTAAGTCGATTAGAAACACCACGTTCCTCAAGCCCTCCCTCTCGTAATTATTAACCATTAACTTACCCTCAATGGACCTAGCCGTGGCCTTCCAATTAATGAATTTGAATGGGTCCCCAGGCACGTACTCTCTAATGTCCATGAAATCCGTTGAGTGCGGACCGAGCCTGTTCGGCGTCACCCTGGGCGTCACCGTAGACGGCTTAATCTTGCCAACACCCCTCCTAATGATCCTGTACCTAGGCATAA is a genomic window of Vulcanisaeta souniana JCM 11219 containing:
- a CDS encoding DUF58 domain-containing protein → MVREITKSYYLLLAIPIFVAIMAIIATAKELLMAVIFSALMVFLALITDMKPVITMNIDLPRTRVFAGDEVEARVRVRVKGGLGLVSIATPPASYGDSRRYKEGFDVVNGKAAQIVFKGFSDVEREFKFKVKALKRGVYDFGRIRYTYHHLFGLRIIEDEVNDDIKLVVMPRYRIIRRGVGKIKPSTVTPRVTPNRLGPHSTDFMDIREYVPGDPFKFINWKATARSIEGKLMVNNYEREGLRNVVFLIDLGPWMRLGYPHENPLEFGTSLVLSLTKVLLRYGYNVGLWTIPPSDVYVMPSSGQTQFYRVLSTLLRIEYVEEPRYEFADPALLRVIMETKPILIIITNMASKDVVNALRKSLCVGPGNRCRLLGRALVIDVSHGSIVMGEKLGDYEITTCIGRIGTRARLYKALPKGMLVVPWDPGCENVGLAVARLMPRVRWLS